The Streptomyces capitiformicae genome contains the following window.
ATGGCGTCCCGGCCCTCGGTCAGCAGCCGCCACAGTGCCTCGGGATCGTCGGCGCCGCCGGGGAAGCGGCAGGCCATGGAGATGATCGCGATGTCGTCGTCGGGCCGTGCCCGCCTGTGTGTGGGGGACGGGTCCGTCGCCGTCATGGCGGGGGCGGGCCCGTCGTCGAGTACCGCCTCGGCGATCGCCGCGATCGTGGGGTGGTCGTAGACGAGGGACGGGTCCAGGGTGCGGCCGATCCGCTCGGAGAGATCTACGACCAGCGTCACCAACTGGCGTGATCCCAGGCCGAATTCGGCGATGGGCCGGTGCGGGTCGACGGTCAGCGGGTCGAGCCCGGCCGCCTCGGCGACGGCCGACGCCAGCCAGCAGCGCACGCCGTGCGCGGTCGTGACGGACGTCTCGGGGGTCTGCTTCGGGGACTCGTTCGCAGGCATCTGGGCAGGTGTCCTCGTGGACTCGGGGCTCAGGCGGTTTCCGTACCGGCGCGATACGGCCGGTACGCGGGGATACGGAGGCGGCCGACCCGCGGTTCGAATCGAACGGCGCGAATTCGGTCGGCGACGCCGGTTCGGTCGGCGCTCGATCGGCGCGGGTTCCGCGGACTGCGGCGACGCCCCGGTGGCGACAGCCGCTGTCGGGCGTACGACTTTCGGCGGGCGCTACCTACCTCGGGCCGCCGCCGACACGGCGGTTGATCGTGTCGGCGGCGGCCCCATGTCAGGTCGTGGCGGGTGTTCCGACCACCGAGAGGCTGCCGTCGAGGTACGCGGCGCGGGTGGCGTTGCGCTGGATCTTCCCGCTGGACGTCTTCGGGATCGTGCCGGGGTGGATCAGCACGACATCGCGTACCGCCAGGCCGTGGGCCTCGCCGATCGCGCCGCGGACCGTGTCGATGATCTTCTCGGCCTCACCCGCGTCCTCCGGGGCGACCTCGGCGACGAGGACGGGCTGCTCGCCTCCCACGCCGCCTTCCGCCCCGCCCTCCGCCGCGGTGTCCAGGGAGAACGCGGCGGTGCAGCCGGGTCGCAGGGCGGGGTGGGACATCTCGGCGGAGAGTTCCAGGTCCTGCGGGTAGTGGTTGCGTCCGTCGATGACCATGAGGTCCTTGAGGCGGCCGGTGACGAACAGTTCGCCGTCGCGCAGGAACCCGAGGTCGCCGGTGCGCAGGAAACGGCGCTCTTGGCCGACAGGAGGGTCGGTGAGGGTGGCACGGAAGGTCTCGCGGGTGGCGAGGGCGTTGCGCCAGTAGCCCTTGGCCACGCTGGCGCCGCCGACCCAGATCTCGCCGACCTCACCTTCAGGCAGTCCCTCCCGCAGTTCGGGGTCGGCGATGACCACGGTCATGCCGGGGCCGAGCCGCCCGGAGCCGACGGCCGCCGCGTCCGCCGAGCCCCCGTGCGGTGCGGTGCCGCTCGCCTCGACCAGGACGGGCGGGGCGTCGACGGTGCTTCCGCTGACCATGAGGGTGGCCTCGGCCAGGCCGTAGCAGGGGTAGTGGGCCTCGTGACGGAAGCCGGCCGGGGCGAAGGTCTCGGTGAAACGGCGCAGGGTTGCGGCGCGTACGGGTTCGGCGCCGTTGAAGGCGACCCTCCAGCGGCTGAGGTCCAGGCCGTCGACGAAGTCGGGGGTGGCGTGCTTCAGGCTCAGCTCGAAGGCGAAGTTGGGGGCACCGCTGGTGTGCGGCTGGAAGCGGCTGACGGCGGTCAGCCAGCGCGTGGGCCGCTGGAGGAAGTGCAGCGGCGAGAAGAGGGTGCTGGTGGCGCCCATGTAGACCGTGTTCAGGACCGGGCCGATGAGGCCCATGTCGTGGTAGACGGGCAGCCAGCTGACGAACAGTTCGTTGTCGTACGCGGCGATCGCGTCCGGGGTGTGGCCCATCCGTTCGGCGATGACCCGCTCGTTGTCGAGCAGGTTCCCGTGGGTGACCATGACGCCGCGCGGGGCGGAGGTGGAGCCGGAGGTGTACTGGAGGAAGGCGACCGAGTCCGCGGTGAGGTCCGGTTCCCGCCAGGAGCCTGCCAGGTCGTCGGGTATGTCCTCGGTGACGACGCGGGTGATCCCGTCGAGTTCGGGAAGGTGCTCCGCCATGGTGCCGAGCGCGGCCACGACGTCCCGGCCGCCCAGGATCACCTTGGCGTCGGCGTCGGCGATGAGGCGCTTCATCCGGGTCAGGGCGCGGTGGTTCTGCGACCGTCCCTGCGGGGGTACGCCGGGTACGGCGACGACACCGGCCGAGAGGCAGCCGAGGTAGCCGCAGATGAACTCGAGGCCGGGCGGGTAGAGCAGGATGGCGCGGGCACCGGACAGTCCCCGGTCCTGCAGCCAGGCGGCGATGGCCCGAGAGCGGCCGGCCAGGCGCGCGTACGAGATGTCCTGAACCTCACCGTCGCTGTCACCGCTGACGAGGTAGCGGTAGGCGGTGCGCTGGGGATGGTTCGAGGCGTGCGCGGCCATTAAGTCGATCAGAGAACGTGCCATGTGACGTGTCTCACCTGTCCGAATAGGCGGGCCTGGGAGTGGAGTTCGAGGCCTCGGCCACTCGCCCGAGGCGGCGGGGCTGCATGCCCACCCGCCCCTCAGGACTCCAGTACAAACTTGCTACCGACGAGTAAGAGGACCATAGCAAGCCAGTGGCCCCCTTCCCGGCGAACGAACGCCGGGCGAACGAGACTTAACACAGGGGAAACTGGAGCGGTCTTCTCCTTCACGGCCAGAGTTTAACCAAACGAAGGAAGTCGTGATCATTTGCGGACACTCTCCGTCAACGTTTGTAGTTTTCGGGCGAACTCCCGCTATAGGCCAGTGAGTTGCGGGACAATGCCCGGCCGCGATCCCGCTGAGGGGTCCCGCCACCCCTGCTAGCTTCTCCGGGTGTTCTCCCTCCAACAGCCCGGCCTCTTCACGCGACTCGGCGACGCACCGCGGATACTCGTCGCCGGCGCCGGTGGCGGTTTCGACGTCTACGCCGGCCTTCCGCTGGCTCTCGCCCTGCGCTCGGCGGGCAAAGAGGTCCATCTCGCCAATCTCTCCTTCGCCGATCTGTACGGCCTGGACCTGGATGTGTGGCTGGACCAGGACGTCGCGGCCATCGGCCCGGACACCACGGCCCGGGGCGACTACTTCCCCGAGCGCACCCTCGCCCAGTGGCTCCACCTGCACCGGCTGCCCGCCACGGTGTACGCCCTCTCCCGTACAGGAGTCGCGCCGCTCAGGGACGCCTACCGCGCGCTCCTGAAGCACCTCGGCGGGGTCGACGCCATCGTGCTGGTGGACGGCGGTACGGACATCCTGATGCGCGGCGACGAGCACGGACTGGGCACCCCGGAGGAGGACATGGCCAGCCTGGGCGCAGTCGCCGGACTGGACGAGGTCCCGCACCGGCTCGTGGCGTGCCTCGGCTTCGGCGTGGACGCCTACCACGGGGTCAACCACTCACTGGTCCTGGAGAACCTGGCCGCGCTGGAGCGCGACGGCGCCTACCTCGGCGCGTTCTCGCTGCCGCGCGACAGCCGCGAGGGCGCCCTGTACCTGGACGCGGTGGCGCACGCCCAGCGGTGCACACCGGACCATCCGAGCATCGTCAACGGTTCCGTCGCGGCCGCCGTACGCGGTGACTTCGGTGACGTCCGGTTCACCGAGCGGACCCGGGACAGCGAGCTGTTCATCAACCCGCTGATGGCGCTGTACTTCTGCGTGGACGCGGTCGGCCTCGCCCGCCGCAACCTCTACCTCGACCGGCTGGAGAGGACCACGCTCACGCGGCAGATCAGCTCGATCATCGCCGAGTTCCGCGACGAACTGCCCCGGCAGCGCCCACCTCGCGCCTTCCCGCACTGATCACGAGGGCTGATCACGAAGTGGCAACAGGGGGACTGATCACGAAGTGGGAACAGGGGGACTGATCACGAGGTGGGAACAGGTGACAGACTGACCGCATGGAAGAACGCGTATTCGGTAGGTCGGGTCACCAGGCATCCGTCGTCGGTCTCGGCACATGGCAGCTCGGCGCCGACTGGGGAGACGTCGACGACAAGGAAGCCCTGGCGGTGCTGGAGGCGGCGGTCGAGTCGGGGGTGACCTTCTTCGACACGGCCGATGTGTACGGGGACGGGCGCAGCGAGCAGACCATCGCCACGTTCCTGCGCACCAGGCCCGAGCTCGATGTCTTCGTCGCGACGAAGATGGGCCGTCGCATGGACCAGATCCCCGAGAACTATGTCCTCGACAACTTCCGGGCCTGGAACGACCGGTCCCGGCGCAACCTCGGCGTGGACCGTCTCGACCTGGTCCAGCTGCACTGCCCGCCGACGCCGGTCTATTCGTCGGACGAGGTGTTCGACGCCCTGGACACCCTCGTGGCGGAGGAGCGCATCGCCGCGTACGGCGTCAGCGTGGAGTCCTGCGCCGAGGCGCTGACGGCGATCGCCCGGCCGAACGTGGCGAGCGTGCAGATCATCCTGAACCCGTTCCGTATGAAGCCGCTGCTGGACGTGCTCCCGGCGGCCGAGAAGGCGGGCGTCGCGATCATCGCCCGGGTGCCGCTGGCCTCCGGGCTGCTGTCGGGCAAGTACACCAAGGACACGGTGTTCGCCGAGAACGACCATCGCACGTACAACCGGCACGGTGAGTCCTTCGACCAGGGCGAGACCTTCTCGGGCGTCGACTACGAGACGGGTGTCGAGGCCGCGGTCGAGTTCGCCGCGCTCGCCCCCGAGGGGTTCACCCCGGCTCAGCTGGCGCTGCGCTGGATCATTCAGCTGCCGGGTGTCACGACCGTGATCCCCGGTGCCCGTACGCCCGAGCAGGCGCGGGCCAACGCGGCCGCCGCCGCGCTTCCGGCCCTGTCCGACGAGACCCTGACGGCGATCCGGGATCTGTACGACCGCCGTGTCAAGGAGCAGGTTGAGGGCCGCTGGTAGGGCCTGAGGTCCCGTCGCCCCGGGTACGGTCCTGTTCTCACGGACGCGGGGGAAGCCGCCGGTCGGGCGGCTTCCCCCGCGTCGCCTTCGCGTCGCGGGCGAGTCAGATGCGTCCGCCGGTGAGCCGGGTGAGCGGGCCGTGCACATGGCGCTCGGCACGCCGGCCTGCCACGTAGGAGGCGGCGGTGAGTGCGGTCAGGCCCGCGCCGACGCCCGCTGCGACGAGCTTGCGGTGGGCGATGGCGGTCACGGCCGTCCGGGCGGTGGCCGCGACCTGGCCGGAGGCCTGGACGAGCGCGTGGCGGCCTGCCTCGACGCCCTTGACCGCGCTGTGCACGGCGCTGCTCATGGTGTCGGCCGCGTGCTTGGTCGTGTCGGCCGCGCGTTCGGCGCCGGCTTCGGCGGCCGACGCCGCGTCATCCACCTTGATCGAGGCCGTCTTCGCGGACTCCGTGGCGGGGGCCGTCGCCTTGTCCGTGGTCCTGCGGGCCGTCGCCTTGTCCGTGGCCCTGCGGGCCTTGGCCGCGGCCGTCCCGGCGGATGAGGAATTCTCGTTGGGTTCCTTGTTCGTTCGATTCATGGCAACCGCGTTGCCGTTCGCCGCCTCGGCAAACCCCTCGCGTCGCCGCCCCGTTCGAACGGCCGGGCCGCGCCCCTGCCCCGCCCTCCCCCGCCGTCCGCCCAAGCGCCCGCATGGCATAAGATCGCTTTATGAGGTCATAGACCCGACCCCGGTACCTGGTAAGGCTTACCTTAGTTTAGGGTTGCCGTCGAGTCGCTTGCCTCTACTCGAAGGGAACCTCAACATGCCCCGCCCTCTGCGGGTAGCCATTGTCGGTGCCGGACCCGCCGGGATCTACGCCGCCGACGCGCTGCTGAAGTCCGACGTGGCCACCGAGCCCGGAGTGTCCATCGACCTCTTCGAGCGGATGCCCGCCCCGTTCGGACTGATCCGTTACGGCGTGGCCCCCGACCACCCCCGCATCAAGGGCATCATCACGGCCCTGCACCAGGTGCTCGACAAGCCGCAGATCCGTCTCTTCGGCAACGTCGACTACCCGACGGACATCAACCTGGACGACCTGCGCGCGTTCTACGACGCCGTGATCTTCTCCACGGGCGCCACGGCCGACCGCTCGCTCGACATCCCCGGCATCGACCTCGACGGCTCGTACGGCGCGGCCGACTTCGTCTCCTGGTACGACGGCCACCCCGACGTCCCGCGCACCTGGCCGCTGGAGGCGGAGAAGGTCGCCGTCCTCGGTGTCGGCAATGTCGCCCTCGACGTGGCCCGCATCCTCGCCAAGACGGCGGACGAGCTGCTGCCGACCGAGATCCCGCCGAACGTCTACGACGGGCTCAAGGCCAACAAGGCCCTGGAGGTCCACGTCTTCGGCCGCCGTGGCCCGGCACAGGCGAAGTTCAGCCCTATGGAGCTGCGGGAGCTGGACCACTCCCCCAACATCGAGGTCATCGTCGACCCCGAGGACATCGACTACGACGACGGCTCGATCGCGACCCGGCGCGGCAACAAGCAGGCCGACATGGTCGCCAAGACCCTGGAGAACTGGGCGATCCGCGACGTCGGCGACCGCCCGCACAAGCTGTTCCTGCACTTCTTCGAGTCGCCCACCGAGATCCTCGGCGAGGACGGCAAGGTCGTCGGCCTGCGCACCGAGCGCACCGCCCTCGACGGCACCGGCAACGTCAAGGGCACCGGCGAGTTCAAGGACTGGGACGTCACCGGGATCTACCGCGCGGTCGGCTACCTCTCGGACAAGCTGCCCAAGCTGCCCTGGGACGTCGAGTCGGGCACCGTGCCGGACGAGGGCGGCCGGGTCATCGAGGAGACCGGCGCGCACCTGCAGTCGATGTACGTCACCGGGTGGATCCGGCGCGGCCCCGTGGGCCTCATCGGCCACACCAAGGGCGACGCCAACGAGACGGTCTCCAACCTGCTGGACGACTTCGCGAACGGCCGGCTGCACGAGCCCAGTGCCCCGGCGCCGGAGGCCGTGGACGCGTTCTTCGCGGAGCGGGACGTCCGCTTCACGACGTGGGAGGGCTGGTACAAGCTCGACGCCGCCGAGAAGGCGCTGGGTGAGCCGCAGGGGCGTGAGCGCGTGAAGATCGTGGAGCGGGAGGACATGCTGCGGTCCAGCGGAGCGTAAGCGCTCCGCTTGAGGCGCCGTGTTGTTCGGGGGACTGCGGGATGTTGTTCGGCTGCGGGTTCGTCGTGGCTGGTCGCGCTCACGCGGCGGAGCCGCATATGGGCAACGCCCCGCGCCCCTGAAGATCTGCGGCCGGGCGGCAGCAGCAAGGCGCCGTCGGCCGCTCTTGAAGGAATAAGCTCGGCAGAT
Protein-coding sequences here:
- a CDS encoding DUF1152 domain-containing protein, which translates into the protein MFSLQQPGLFTRLGDAPRILVAGAGGGFDVYAGLPLALALRSAGKEVHLANLSFADLYGLDLDVWLDQDVAAIGPDTTARGDYFPERTLAQWLHLHRLPATVYALSRTGVAPLRDAYRALLKHLGGVDAIVLVDGGTDILMRGDEHGLGTPEEDMASLGAVAGLDEVPHRLVACLGFGVDAYHGVNHSLVLENLAALERDGAYLGAFSLPRDSREGALYLDAVAHAQRCTPDHPSIVNGSVAAAVRGDFGDVRFTERTRDSELFINPLMALYFCVDAVGLARRNLYLDRLERTTLTRQISSIIAEFRDELPRQRPPRAFPH
- a CDS encoding fatty acyl-AMP ligase, whose protein sequence is MAAHASNHPQRTAYRYLVSGDSDGEVQDISYARLAGRSRAIAAWLQDRGLSGARAILLYPPGLEFICGYLGCLSAGVVAVPGVPPQGRSQNHRALTRMKRLIADADAKVILGGRDVVAALGTMAEHLPELDGITRVVTEDIPDDLAGSWREPDLTADSVAFLQYTSGSTSAPRGVMVTHGNLLDNERVIAERMGHTPDAIAAYDNELFVSWLPVYHDMGLIGPVLNTVYMGATSTLFSPLHFLQRPTRWLTAVSRFQPHTSGAPNFAFELSLKHATPDFVDGLDLSRWRVAFNGAEPVRAATLRRFTETFAPAGFRHEAHYPCYGLAEATLMVSGSTVDAPPVLVEASGTAPHGGSADAAAVGSGRLGPGMTVVIADPELREGLPEGEVGEIWVGGASVAKGYWRNALATRETFRATLTDPPVGQERRFLRTGDLGFLRDGELFVTGRLKDLMVIDGRNHYPQDLELSAEMSHPALRPGCTAAFSLDTAAEGGAEGGVGGEQPVLVAEVAPEDAGEAEKIIDTVRGAIGEAHGLAVRDVVLIHPGTIPKTSSGKIQRNATRAAYLDGSLSVVGTPATT
- a CDS encoding FAD-dependent oxidoreductase, giving the protein MPRPLRVAIVGAGPAGIYAADALLKSDVATEPGVSIDLFERMPAPFGLIRYGVAPDHPRIKGIITALHQVLDKPQIRLFGNVDYPTDINLDDLRAFYDAVIFSTGATADRSLDIPGIDLDGSYGAADFVSWYDGHPDVPRTWPLEAEKVAVLGVGNVALDVARILAKTADELLPTEIPPNVYDGLKANKALEVHVFGRRGPAQAKFSPMELRELDHSPNIEVIVDPEDIDYDDGSIATRRGNKQADMVAKTLENWAIRDVGDRPHKLFLHFFESPTEILGEDGKVVGLRTERTALDGTGNVKGTGEFKDWDVTGIYRAVGYLSDKLPKLPWDVESGTVPDEGGRVIEETGAHLQSMYVTGWIRRGPVGLIGHTKGDANETVSNLLDDFANGRLHEPSAPAPEAVDAFFAERDVRFTTWEGWYKLDAAEKALGEPQGRERVKIVEREDMLRSSGA
- a CDS encoding aldo/keto reductase produces the protein MEERVFGRSGHQASVVGLGTWQLGADWGDVDDKEALAVLEAAVESGVTFFDTADVYGDGRSEQTIATFLRTRPELDVFVATKMGRRMDQIPENYVLDNFRAWNDRSRRNLGVDRLDLVQLHCPPTPVYSSDEVFDALDTLVAEERIAAYGVSVESCAEALTAIARPNVASVQIILNPFRMKPLLDVLPAAEKAGVAIIARVPLASGLLSGKYTKDTVFAENDHRTYNRHGESFDQGETFSGVDYETGVEAAVEFAALAPEGFTPAQLALRWIIQLPGVTTVIPGARTPEQARANAAAAALPALSDETLTAIRDLYDRRVKEQVEGRW